CGAGTACCAGCTCTTTGTCGACACACGGACACTGATCCGCGGTTATTTTCAGATGGAAAACCCGCACGGTTTCGACTCCCATGAGCAGGAGATGCCCGTCGAGGCGGTGCTGCCCAACGGCGTGCCCGTGCGGGGGTTTATCGACCGTGTTGATATCGCCCCCACCGGAGAAGTGCGCATCGTCGACTACAAAACGGGGAAAAAGCCACTGCCGCACTATTCTGCGGACGCTCAATTCCAAATGAGGTTTTACGCCCTGGCCTATTGGCGTTTATTCGGGCAAATCCCCGACCAGCTACGCCTGATGTACCTCAAGGTAATCGACTCGCTGTTTTTGGCGCCCACACGCGAAGAACTCGAGTTCTTCGAACGCGACCTCGCCGATTTGTGGCACAAGATAGTCACGGACGGCAAGGAGGGCAACTTCCGCCCGCAAACATCCAAATTGTGCGGCTGGTGCTCCTTTCAGAAACTCTGCCCGGCCTTCGGCGGCACCCCGCCGCCGTACCCGGGCTGGCCGGGTTCCGCAGCCGAGGCCTAGAACAACCCGGTGACCACACCATTGTCACCGACGTCAATGTTGTTGGCGGCGGGGGTTTTGGGCAGACCAGGCATGGTCATAACATCGCCGGTTAGCGCGAGGATGAAACCGGCGCCGGTGCGCGGAATCAGATTACGCACATGCAGCGTGTGCCCGGTCGGCGCACCAAGCTGCGTGGGATCGTCGCTAAAGGAATACTGCGTTTTGGAAATACACACCGGCAAGGAGTCAAAGCCGTTGTCTTTCAGGGTCTGTAAATCCCGCAGGGCTGCGGCTGAGTACTGCACATCAGCAGCGCGGTAAATCTCACGGGCAATTGTCGCAATTGCGTTTTCTACCCCGTCAGACGGGTCATAAAGCTGATGTGAACTGCCCGTTGCAAGGTTGTCAAGGACCACTTTGGCTAGATCGACGGCGCCGTCTCCGCCCTTGGCCCACACCTCAGACTCCGCCAACTTGATGCCGCGCTCCTTCGCCCACTGGCGGACGAATTGACGCTCCGCGTCTGTGTCGGAAGTAAACAGGTTGATGGCAACGACAGGAGTAACGCCGAACTTGGCGACGTTTTCCACGTGGCGTTCCAGGTTAACAATGCCCTCGCGCACCGCGGCAACATTTTCCTCGCTCAGACGGTCTTTTGGCACGCCCGCGTTATGCTTCATCGAGCGGATAGTCGCAACGATAACGGCGCCAGCTACGTCAAGCTCACCATAGCGGGCCTTAATGTCAAAGAACTTCTCCGCACCCAAATCAGAGCCGAATCCAGCTTCGGTGAGAACAAGATCAGCGAAGTTTAAGGCAGTGCGAGTGGCGATTAATGAGTTACAGCCGTGCGCGATGTTGGCAAAGGGACCGCCATGGATAAACGCCGGGGTCCCGCCCAAGGTTTGAACAAGGTTCGGGTTGATGGCCTCTTTAAGCAAAGCAGTCATCGCCCCTTCTGCCTTCAGATCGCCGGCCGTGACAGGCTGGCCGTCGTAGGTCAGGCCGATAGTGATGCGTGAGAGGCGCTTCTTCAAATCGTCGAGGTCTGTGGCGAGACCGAGAATCGCCATGATTTCAGAGGCTGCGGTGATGGTAAAGCCTGTTTCGGCGGGCACACCATTGGTCGGCCCGCCAAGCCCGGTGACCACATTGCGCAAGGAGCGGTCGTTGACATCGAGGCAGCGCTGCCAAGTGACGCGGCGCGGGTCGATGCCAAGTTCGTTGCCTTGCTGGATGTGGTTGTCAATCAGCGCGGAAAGGGTGTTATTAGCCGAAGTAATCGCGTGGAAATCACCAGTGAAATGGAGGTTAATGTTCTCCATGGGTACCACCTGAGAATAGCCGCCGCCAGCGGCGCCTCCCTTAATGCCCATCACAGGACCCAGCGAAGGCTCACGCAGCGCCACCATGGCGTTGTGGCCGAGCTTCGCCAGCGCGTCCGTCAACCCAATTAACATCGTGGACTTGCCCTCGCCGGCCGGTGTCGGAGAAACGCCGGTGACGAGGATAAGTTTGCCGGAGGCGGATTTGTTGACTTTCGTCGTGTCAACTTTCGCCATGACTTTGCCATACGGAATCAAAGCTTCTTCAGCAACCCCCGCCTTGGCGGCAATGTCAGTGATCGGTTCGAGCGTGTGCGCCTGGG
The Corynebacterium sp. BD556 genome window above contains:
- a CDS encoding RecB family exonuclease; the encoded protein is MTSSQPRPLALSPSRASDYKQCPLLYRLRAIDRLPEEKTEAQVKGTLVHAVLEEMHGWPREKRTYPAAVKRIKPAWEAMLSADPTNAEPIADEYQLFVDTRTLIRGYFQMENPHGFDSHEQEMPVEAVLPNGVPVRGFIDRVDIAPTGEVRIVDYKTGKKPLPHYSADAQFQMRFYALAYWRLFGQIPDQLRLMYLKVIDSLFLAPTREELEFFERDLADLWHKIVTDGKEGNFRPQTSKLCGWCSFQKLCPAFGGTPPPYPGWPGSAAEA
- a CDS encoding formate--tetrahydrofolate ligase: MATDVEIAQAHTLEPITDIAAKAGVAEEALIPYGKVMAKVDTTKVNKSASGKLILVTGVSPTPAGEGKSTMLIGLTDALAKLGHNAMVALREPSLGPVMGIKGGAAGGGYSQVVPMENINLHFTGDFHAITSANNTLSALIDNHIQQGNELGIDPRRVTWQRCLDVNDRSLRNVVTGLGGPTNGVPAETGFTITAASEIMAILGLATDLDDLKKRLSRITIGLTYDGQPVTAGDLKAEGAMTALLKEAINPNLVQTLGGTPAFIHGGPFANIAHGCNSLIATRTALNFADLVLTEAGFGSDLGAEKFFDIKARYGELDVAGAVIVATIRSMKHNAGVPKDRLSEENVAAVREGIVNLERHVENVAKFGVTPVVAINLFTSDTDAERQFVRQWAKERGIKLAESEVWAKGGDGAVDLAKVVLDNLATGSSHQLYDPSDGVENAIATIAREIYRAADVQYSAAALRDLQTLKDNGFDSLPVCISKTQYSFSDDPTQLGAPTGHTLHVRNLIPRTGAGFILALTGDVMTMPGLPKTPAANNIDVGDNGVVTGLF